Genomic window (Mycoplasma leachii PG50):
AAATCATATGCATTATATACACAAATGAGATAAATTAAAACTTTAAAAGAGATGATAAATTATGAAAAAAATATTAACAATGTTAACTAGTTTAGTAGTTGTTGGTGGATCTGCTTTAACAGTGTTAGCATGTAAAACAACTAACAACACTGATATAGTTGTTCAAGCAAATGATAAATGAGTTCCAATTTATCAACAAGCTGCTAATAAGGTAAATAAAAGATTTGAAGAACAAGGATATAAGTGAAGAGTTAAATTAAAAGAAATTGGGTTATTTGATGAAAAGAAATTAATTGATGGAAGAGGAGTTAGAGATAAAGGAATTTCAGATATTTTTGCAATTCCACTAGATCGCTATCCTCAGTATATAAATCAAAATACTTTAAAAGATCTAACCGAATATATTAAAAAAGATTTAATAAAAACTAAAGAAGATGAAGATCGTTTTGGAATAAAAATCGATAATAGTAAATCTGGAGTTGATGCTATTAAGTTAGAAAAAAATGTTAATACTTGAAAATCAGTTTTAGGTAGTGATTTAAAAGGTAATCGTTTATATGGAATGATTCCTATGTCTATTGAAAATATGATTTGATTATTTGATGAAAATAGATTAGGAATTAAAAAAGAAAAAGGTGATGATAATAAATTATATGCATATTTAGTTGGTTCTGAACTTAAAAAAGTTGAAAACCAATTAGAAAAATATGAAGAAAAAGAACCTTCTGGTAAAAAACTATCAGGAAAACCAAAAGCAAGTATTGAAAATTTAATTATTTTAAATAAAGCTCAAACTAATAATTATAAATTTGAAAATCTAAATGAAATTGAAGATAAACAAAACGTTAATAAAGGTGCTCCTTTAGCATTTGTTGATGCTGGTGCTTCATTTCAAGGTGGAATGTTTTTAAATTCTATTTTAAATAAAAGAGCTGATGATATTAGTAAATTAAAAGCTGATAATTCATCTTTAGGAATGGTTTGAGTTAATAAAAATAAATCTTTAAACTCAACAAACATTAATGATTTTGATTCAATTTGAGAAAATGATATGTTTAAAGATGATTTTAATCAAACAACTCAAACTATTGTTGATTATGTTAAATCATTAGGTGGACATATTACTGAAATTTATGGGGGAGCTGCTGGTCAAATTAGTCAAATTTTAGATGATGCTTTAAGAGATGGAACAACAGCAATGACTTTAGTTGGTCCTTGAGAAGTAAGTTCAAAACTTGAAACTATGAGAAAAGTTCCTAAAAATAAGGGACATAAATTTGGATTTGCTTCAATTGGAGATATTAGTTTTAATAAAGGTAAAAATAAATTAACTGGATTTGCTGGAGGATATGGTTGAGGTATTAAATCATCTATTTCAAACACAAAATTAAAAAATAATAAAGGTGAAGAAATGGATAAAACTTCAGCAGCTATTGAGTTTATAAAAGAAATTTCTAAAAAAGACTATGCTACTGAAATGGCCTTTGTTGATGGAAAAATTAGTGCTTATAGTGATATTGCTGATTTTTTAGTTAAAGAATTAAAACAAGGAAATAACATACCATCACTTAATGAAAAAGGTAAGAAAAAAACAGATGAAGAGCTTAAAGCTGAAAAAGAAAATAGACAAATAATTGGTGAAGCTTATCAAAGTATTATTGATGGGTATGAAAAAACTGGAAAAGATGCTGATGTAGCACCAAGAGCTGATAATGAGTTATTTGGTATTTATTGAGAAGCTTATACAACTGCTTTTGGTTCAACATTTAACAAAAAACAAAATAAAGGAATGAAAGAGAAATTTGCTGATATTTTCAGAACAACCTATAAAAAACAAAAATCACAATATAAATTCCATTAATTAATAAAATAAAACTTTTAAAAATTAAATTTATACAAAAATTCAAGTAATAAAAACTTGAATTTTTTTATCTTATTTTGAGCAATAATTTAATGGTTTTTAGACTAGTAAAATTTTAAAAAGTCCCTTATTTACTTAGCTAAAATCAATTGTTGTATAGACAAGATATGGGTTTTGTTTAACAAGTGTTTAAAAATGAATTTCTCATAAATATTAAAATAAAAATGAATAATGCAAAATCGAGATATTTTATGCATTATATTCCAATAGAGATAAATTAACTTATTAAAAGAGATGATAAATTATGAAAAAAATATTAACAATGTTAACTAGTTTAGTTGTTGTTGGTGGATCTGCTTTAACTGTGTTAGCATGTAAAACACGTAATAATACAGATATAGTTGTTCAAGCAAATGATAAATGAATGCCAATTTATCAAAAAGCTGCTGATAAAGTCAATAAAAAATTTGAAGAACAAGGATATAAGTGAAGAGTTAAATTAAAACAAATCGATATTTTTGCAGAAAAAGGATTAATTGATTCAAGAGGAGTTAGAGATAAAGGAGTTTCAGATGTCTTTGCTGTTCCTTTAGATCGTTTCCCTCAATATTTAAATCAAAATACCTTAAAAGATTTAACTGAGTATATTAAAAAGAGTATAGCTAGTGATAAAGAAGCTAGTGAACGCTTTGGTTTACAAGCTGTTGAAAATAAATCAGGAGTTGACGGAATTGAAATAACTAAAAATGAAAACTCTTGAAAAACAGCTATAGGTACAGATATTAAAGGTAAGCGTCAATTTGGAATGATTCCTATGTCAATTGAAAATATGGTTTGAATATTTAATGAAGACAGATTAGGAATTAAAAAAGAAAAGGGTTCTGATGGTAAAGAATATTCATATTTGGTAGGTTCTGAAGTAGATAAATTAAACAAAAATGGAACCTTAGAAAAATATGGAGAAAAAGATCCAGCTAATGGAAAACTTAAGGATAAGCCAAAAGCAAATATTGAAAACTTGATTAAATTAAATCAAGTACAAACTAATAGTTATAAATTTGCAAACCCTAAAGATGTTGAAAATGTTACTGATATTAATAAAGGTGCCCCATTAGCTTATATTGATGCAGGTGGTTCTTTCCATGGAGGTATGTTTTTAAACTCTATTATAAATAAAAAATCTGATGAAATATCAGCTGAAAAGGATGAAAAATCATCTTTAGGAATGGTTTGAGTTAAAAAAGGTAAACCTATAAACACAACAAATATTGATGATTTTGATTCAATTTGAGAAAACGATAAATTCAAAAATGACTTTGATAAAACAACTGAAACTATAGTTAATTATGTTAAATCATTAGGTGGACACATTAATCAAATTTATGGTGGTGCGGCCGGACAAATTGGTCAAATTTTAGATGATGCTTTAAGAGATGGAACAACAGCAATGACTTTAGTTGGCCCTTGAGAAGTAAGTTCAAAACTTGAAACTATGAAAAAAGCTGTTAAAAACAAGAATGCTAAGTTTGGATTTGCTTCAATTGGAGATATTACTTTTAACGGTGATAGTAAACTAACTGGTTTTGCTGGTGGATATGGTTGAGGTATTAAATCATCTATTTCAAACACAAAACTAAAAAATAATAAGGGTGAGGAAATGGATAAAACTTCAGCAGCGCTTGAATTTATAAAAGAAATTTCTAAAAAAGAATATGCTACTGAAATGGCGTTTGTTGATGGAAAAATTAGTGCTTATAAAGATGTTGCTGATAATTTAGTTAAAGAATTAAAAGAAGGAATCAATATCCCAGAGCTAAATGAAAAAGGTGTTAAAAAAACAAAAGAAGAACTAGAGGCTGAAAAAGAAAACAGAAAAATAATTGGTCAAGCTTATGAAAGCATTGTTAAAGGTTATGAAAAAACTGGAAAAGATGCTGATGTAGCACCAAGAGCTGATAATGAAATGTTTGGTATTTATTGAGGAGCTTATGGAACTGCGTTTGGTTCAACTTTTAATAAGAAACAAAATGAAGGAATGAAACAAAAATTCTCAGAAATTTTTAGATCAACTTATAAGAGAGAAAAATCTCAATACAAATTCCACTAATAAATATTAGTTTAATATAATTTAATTAATTAATAATACTACCAATTTTAAAATTGGTAGTTTTTAAAACAAGAGGTACAAATGGACTTTCAACAAGCTTTTGGACACAAAACAAACATTAAAAAATACAACGTTTATTTTATTTTAGCTATTTGTTTAGTATTTGTAGTAATGTTAAGTACTGCAATGTTAATTGATTATAGATTAATTGTTGTAAAACAGCAAAATTTATCTAAAGAAGCTTTAAAAAATCCACATGCTTATTTTTTAAAAATCTGAATGATTAGATATCTTTTAAATGTTGTACTTGTAATTATTTTTGCAATTTATACAACACTAGCTATGAATAGAATAACAGTTGGTTATGTTTATATTGGTCTATGGCTTATTATTTGATTTGGTTTTGCTTTTGGAGAACTAATATTAACTAAAAAAATAACTTATCCAAGCATAATCAGTATTGTTTTATTTGTACTAGTGATTATAAGTTTTTATTTCATAATAAAAGATATTTCTGAATTAAAAAGAAGTTTGCGTTATCAAAAAATGAAAAAAAGAGAATATAGATTTTAGAAAGTGAGGTTAATATGAATCATATAGAGTTTTATAAAAGCTTAAAAACTAAAGAAGAAGTTTTTAATGAATTAAAAAAAGTTAAATACTCTGATTTTGAAAAAGAATTTGAAGAATTAGATCAAACACAAAAAAATGTAACTAATAGTTCTTATACTTTTTCAAATAAAGAACTTGCAAAAATCTTTTTAGAATTTGCTAAAAACAATATACATAACAATATGTATGCCAAATTAAAAGAAAATTTTGCAATGTATTTAAATAAAACATCTGATAATAAATTTGTTTTTGATATTAAAGCTATTGAACAAAGTTTTGTTAATAAAGATGAAGATTATATTCAAGATATGTTTAAAATCAAAGCACGTTTACAATTAAGCCAAATTATTTATGATGCAAGAAATCAAGAAATTAAAAACTTAAAAACAAAAGCTAATAGTTATTATGTAGCTTATCTAAAGTTTTTAAATGATTTTACTTATAAATACAAAAAGAAATTTATTTCTACTACTTATAAGATTGCAAAAAGAAAAGTACAAGAATTACGTTTGTTATTTAGTACTAACGATTATACATTTCATATCAAATCACACAATAAAAATGCAACTACTTTTATAGAAGAAAAAAATGCTGTTAGTCAAAAAATCAAAAAAGAACTAAATGAAATTAAAAATTTAGATCCAATTACAAAAGCTAAAAGAACTAGTGAAATCTATCAACAAGGAATTGAATATAACTATGATTGAGAAGTTGCTAGTTTAAATGCTAAAGCTAAAGAAAAGTTCTTAATTAAAAAACAACAAATAGATTCTGATTTTATAGATAAAATTAACAAAGCTAAACAAGATTATGTTGAAATTTTAAAAAATAAAAAGCAACATGATGAATTAACTAAAAAAGTTATTATACAAGCTAATGAAGATTTTAAAACTCAATTAGAATTTGCTACAACAAAAAGTGAAAAGAAAAACCTTAAATTAGAACATAAACAAAATATTAAAGAAATTAAATCAGATAATGCTGTTAAAAAAGCTAAAGATAATTGAAAAAACTTAAAACATAATTACAAAGTTGAAAAAAATAAAAATAGATTAGAATACACTTCAGAAATAGAAAATATTAAAAATAACTTACCAATTGAATATCCTGTTTGAAAACAAGTATTAAGTATTATATTTGGTTGAATTCCAGGAGTAGGTCCACTAATTAATGGTCAATATAAAAAAGCAATAGTGATGTTTTTAACATTACCATTGTTTGCTATATTTGGAGCATATGCTTTTGGTATTGGTAATGTTGGAGGTAATGGTTTATTAGGACTAATTGATTTTGGAGCAGATAATCCTGATGGTGATGGACGTTTTTATTTAATTGAAGGAATAATTTCATTAATAATTGCCTTTTGGATTTGTATTAGTATCTTTTCAACGTGAATGGATTCAAAAAATAATGCAAAAAAAATGCGAATAGGTTCACGTGCAAGTACTTTTAGTCAAACTAGAAAATTCTTAAAATCACATGGAATTCCTTATATTTTATCAATTCCAGCGATTATAGGAATTATGTTTATAGTACTAGTTCCAATCATTTCAACTATTTTAATTGCCTTTACTAACTATGGAAAAGGAAACGACCCAGGACGACCAGGACAAATTATTAAATGAGTTGGTTTTGATAACTTTAAATCTATTTTTGGAGGAGAATACTTCCCATCATTTTTATATGTTATAGGTTGAACATTTACTTGAGTTATTGCTACTACTATATCAGTTATTGTTGTTGGTTCATTATTTGCTTTATTAGTAAATAATGAAAGATTAAAAGGAAAACGTATTTTTAGATTAATTTACATTTTACCTTGAGCTGTTCCTGCATTTATTATGATAATGGTGTTTGCTATTTTACTATCAAGCATTGAATTTAATAACTTTACTTATAAATGGATTGGAGTAAGTGGTTGAACTTCTCAACAAACACAAGCCCGTATTGTTTTAATTCTACTTCAAACTTGATTAGGACATTCATATATGTTCTTATTAATTACTGGAGTTTTACAAGGTATATCTAAAGATTTATATAACTCATCAACAATTGATGGAGCATCTAAATGAAAACAATTAACAAGAATTACTTTACCATTAATTCTTACTCAAGTAGCTCCTTTATTAGTTGGACAATTTGTCTTTAACTTTGGTAACTTTGGAATTATTTATCTATTTGGTGCTAACCCACAAGCTTTAAATGCAAAAGGTGAACCTTACCCAGGTCAACCAGGAATTACAGATATTTTAATTTCATTTGTGTTCAAATTATCTACTCACCCTGATAGATATACTTATGGTATTGCTGCTTCATTTATTATTGTTTCATCATTTATTGTTGTTGGTACTTCAGCTAATGGATTTAGAAAAATGAAAGCATTTAAAAACTAAGGAGTAAAATAGCTATGAAAACAGAAGTAAAACAAAATGTTGATCAAAAAGCTTTAGTATTTTCTAGTTTATTAAAACCTGTAGAAAAATATGACTTTTCTAATTTTAAAAAATCTAATAACTGAAATATTATTAAAACTAAATTATTAGAAGATGAAGCAATTAAAAGCACAAATAAAATAAAAGATTATCAATTATTTATTAAAAGTAATTATATAGTTGGAAACATTGTAGATATTTATAAAAAATTTACAACTGATTCTAAGTTAATTGAAGGTTTATTATTACTATTAGTAGCAAATAGTTTTTCAACATTTAATGATAAAAATAATTTCAATACATCTACTGCTAATAAAACAATGAATCAAATCATCGAAAATAAGTATGTTGAAAAAGAAATTATTAATGAAATTAATGTTTATGAAAAACAAAGATCTTTAAAAGATTTTGATCACTTTGATTTTAAAAATTTAGAATTATACGAATTTTTAAATAGTTGAAAAAAAATAGATGCTATTATTGTAATTTATTTTAAAAAAATCAATCTTGAAAAATTAGGAAAAATCTTAGCTAGTGAGTTTTTATTAACCTATGAGACTCACAAAGAAGCTATGGACTTTGTTTCATTAAATATTATTCAACATGAACATCTATCAGAAGACTATGCTTTTAATAAAATTAATGATTTATTAGAACAAGCATTTAATGAATTAGTTAATAA
Coding sequences:
- a CDS encoding carbohydrate ABC transporter permease, which encodes MNHIEFYKSLKTKEEVFNELKKVKYSDFEKEFEELDQTQKNVTNSSYTFSNKELAKIFLEFAKNNIHNNMYAKLKENFAMYLNKTSDNKFVFDIKAIEQSFVNKDEDYIQDMFKIKARLQLSQIIYDARNQEIKNLKTKANSYYVAYLKFLNDFTYKYKKKFISTTYKIAKRKVQELRLLFSTNDYTFHIKSHNKNATTFIEEKNAVSQKIKKELNEIKNLDPITKAKRTSEIYQQGIEYNYDWEVASLNAKAKEKFLIKKQQIDSDFIDKINKAKQDYVEILKNKKQHDELTKKVIIQANEDFKTQLEFATTKSEKKNLKLEHKQNIKEIKSDNAVKKAKDNWKNLKHNYKVEKNKNRLEYTSEIENIKNNLPIEYPVWKQVLSIIFGWIPGVGPLINGQYKKAIVMFLTLPLFAIFGAYAFGIGNVGGNGLLGLIDFGADNPDGDGRFYLIEGIISLIIAFWICISIFSTWMDSKNNAKKMRIGSRASTFSQTRKFLKSHGIPYILSIPAIIGIMFIVLVPIISTILIAFTNYGKGNDPGRPGQIIKWVGFDNFKSIFGGEYFPSFLYVIGWTFTWVIATTISVIVVGSLFALLVNNERLKGKRIFRLIYILPWAVPAFIMIMVFAILLSSIEFNNFTYKWIGVSGWTSQQTQARIVLILLQTWLGHSYMFLLITGVLQGISKDLYNSSTIDGASKWKQLTRITLPLILTQVAPLLVGQFVFNFGNFGIIYLFGANPQALNAKGEPYPGQPGITDILISFVFKLSTHPDRYTYGIAASFIIVSSFIVVGTSANGFRKMKAFKN